A window of Pseudomonas mucidolens contains these coding sequences:
- a CDS encoding carbohydrate porin → MFLAVRFSPAGWLNGLLLGLTCSTALPAFADTDPNLLTRNTLTGDWGGLRHQMDQSGIKFTGDYSGETAYNADGGLHRSTRYSQNIKLGVQFDLSKLYGLDNAGKVQLTINDRRGNSASEDLVGNRLPIQENYGGLYTRLTELSYERTLFTPALNVKLGYMAMGNDLGGLDSGILCNFMNAGFCGHPLNMSGGSGWTNYPNAHLGVRVKYDLSSSWQLRVAAFNVDPESNGNSSRAWHLGPKHTTGTVVPIELVYKHAGALPGEYKVGYYYDSSNVDRIGSDKEVSGRGGHYLLIDQAVWSSQSSEGRSLHAFGQYSSASEAASPFSKWYGTGVVLYKPFEGRPRDTVALGYGRAVPNPRSREMQQNAALANGTMSPNLDSAEQLIELGYGYQATPWLTLRPNVQYIIEPGAFSGQDIDNALVLGLQVKAVL, encoded by the coding sequence ATGTTTTTAGCTGTTCGCTTTTCTCCTGCAGGCTGGCTCAACGGCTTGCTGCTAGGCCTCACCTGCAGCACCGCCCTGCCCGCCTTCGCCGATACCGATCCGAACCTTTTGACCCGAAATACCCTGACCGGTGATTGGGGTGGTCTGCGCCACCAGATGGATCAGAGTGGCATCAAATTCACCGGCGATTACAGCGGCGAAACTGCTTACAACGCCGATGGCGGTCTGCACCGTTCGACCCGTTACTCGCAGAACATCAAACTCGGCGTCCAGTTCGACCTGAGCAAACTGTATGGCTTGGACAATGCCGGCAAGGTTCAGTTGACCATCAACGACCGGCGCGGCAACAGCGCCTCCGAGGATCTGGTCGGCAACCGTCTGCCTATTCAGGAAAACTACGGCGGTCTTTACACGCGTCTGACCGAACTGAGTTATGAGCGCACTTTGTTCACCCCGGCGCTCAACGTGAAACTGGGTTACATGGCCATGGGCAATGACCTCGGTGGCCTGGACAGTGGCATTCTCTGCAACTTCATGAATGCTGGTTTTTGCGGCCATCCGCTGAACATGTCCGGCGGTAGTGGCTGGACTAACTACCCCAACGCCCACCTGGGCGTGCGGGTAAAGTACGACCTGTCGTCCTCGTGGCAGCTGCGAGTGGCGGCCTTTAATGTCGACCCTGAGAGCAACGGCAACTCCAGTCGCGCCTGGCATTTGGGACCCAAGCACACAACGGGTACCGTGGTGCCAATCGAACTGGTTTACAAACACGCGGGGGCCTTGCCCGGCGAGTATAAGGTTGGCTATTACTACGACAGTTCCAACGTGGATCGCATCGGCAGCGATAAAGAAGTGTCCGGTCGCGGCGGTCATTACCTGCTGATTGATCAGGCCGTGTGGAGTTCGCAATCGTCCGAGGGTCGCAGCCTGCACGCCTTCGGTCAATACTCGTCGGCCAGCGAAGCGGCTTCACCGTTCAGCAAGTGGTACGGCACAGGCGTGGTTCTGTACAAACCCTTCGAAGGTCGCCCGCGGGACACCGTCGCTCTGGGCTATGGCCGGGCGGTACCTAACCCGCGCAGCCGGGAGATGCAGCAAAACGCTGCGCTCGCCAATGGCACAATGTCCCCGAACCTGGACAGTGCCGAACAACTGATCGAGCTTGGCTACGGCTATCAAGCAACGCCTTGGCTGACGCTGCGCCCGAATGTGCAATACATCATCGAACCGGGCGCGTTTTCCGGACAAGACATCGACAATGCGCTGGTGCTCGGTTTGCAGGTGAAAGCTGTGCTCTGA
- a CDS encoding zinc-dependent alcohol dehydrogenase family protein produces the protein MKAMILKSFGGPESFELSEVPKPVPGSGEVLVKVHATSINPLDYQVRRGDYADLVPLPAITGHDVSGVVEEVGPGVTAFAPGDEVWYTPQIFDGPGSYAEYHVADESIIGKKPASLSHLEAASLTLVGGTVWEALTGRAVLRVGESILIHGGAGGVGHIAIQVAKAIGARVFTTVREANFEFARGMGADVVIDYEKEDYVDVINRETDGRGVDVVFDTIGGNTLTRSPDVLAQLGRVVSIVDIAQPQNLVQAWGKNASYHFVFTRQNRGKLDELSALVERGQLRPHVGDVYSLADLGQAHAKLETPNNGLQGKIVIAVEPSLIP, from the coding sequence ATGAAAGCGATGATACTCAAGTCCTTCGGTGGCCCGGAATCGTTCGAACTTAGCGAGGTGCCCAAACCAGTGCCGGGCTCGGGAGAAGTCTTGGTCAAGGTGCACGCCACCTCCATCAATCCTTTGGATTATCAGGTCCGACGCGGCGATTATGCCGACCTGGTGCCACTGCCGGCGATTACCGGTCACGACGTCTCGGGCGTTGTCGAAGAAGTCGGGCCGGGTGTGACGGCTTTCGCGCCCGGCGACGAAGTCTGGTACACCCCGCAAATATTTGACGGCCCAGGAAGTTATGCCGAGTACCACGTGGCGGACGAAAGCATTATCGGTAAGAAGCCGGCATCCCTGAGTCATCTTGAGGCGGCCAGCTTGACTCTGGTGGGTGGCACGGTGTGGGAAGCACTGACTGGGCGTGCAGTGCTCAGAGTCGGGGAAAGCATTCTGATCCACGGCGGCGCGGGTGGCGTAGGTCATATCGCGATCCAGGTGGCAAAAGCCATTGGCGCCCGGGTCTTCACCACCGTGCGCGAAGCAAATTTTGAGTTCGCTCGAGGCATGGGGGCCGATGTGGTCATCGACTACGAAAAAGAGGATTACGTCGACGTCATCAATCGGGAAACGGATGGCCGCGGAGTCGATGTGGTGTTCGACACCATCGGCGGCAACACGTTGACGCGCAGTCCCGACGTGCTCGCTCAATTGGGCCGCGTGGTCTCGATTGTGGACATCGCCCAGCCGCAGAACCTGGTTCAGGCCTGGGGCAAGAACGCGAGTTATCACTTCGTTTTCACCCGCCAAAACCGCGGCAAGCTCGATGAGTTGAGCGCGCTGGTAGAACGCGGTCAGCTGCGCCCGCACGTGGGCGACGTGTATTCACTGGCCGACCTTGGGCAAGCCCATGCAAAGCTGGAGACACCGAACAACGGGCTTCAAGGCAAGATCGTGATTGCCGTCGAGCCGTCGCTGATCCCGTAA
- a CDS encoding antibiotic biosynthesis monooxygenase family protein — protein sequence MIYEIAVLPIHKDRVEKFQRAFAEVAPLLTRAKGYGGHMLAAGIETPEQFNLIVRWASLEDHTPGFEASEDHRVFMLGLEEYFSEEPQVYHIEGAAFATGDPAF from the coding sequence ATGATTTATGAAATCGCTGTGCTACCGATTCACAAAGACCGCGTTGAAAAGTTTCAACGTGCATTTGCCGAGGTCGCCCCTTTGCTCACCCGCGCAAAAGGTTACGGCGGGCACATGCTGGCCGCAGGGATCGAAACCCCGGAGCAATTCAACCTGATCGTGCGCTGGGCTTCACTGGAGGATCACACGCCGGGCTTCGAAGCGAGTGAAGACCATCGAGTGTTCATGCTCGGCCTGGAGGAATACTTCTCGGAAGAACCGCAGGTCTATCACATTGAGGGAGCGGCTTTCGCTACAGGTGATCCTGCTTTCTAA
- a CDS encoding DUF4225 domain-containing protein: protein MKELKDEQNSLLSQARDVALRGASVISGTLQFAAGAGICYASVGTLCLFAGAPMMLNGANNIYENGRNLFENRTDTVGPVRTGYRAVSEMLGKGNCEADVAYGMVDLSSSAYGIGRMVLKPDAWRFFRYVNTDYVRGYQQATRGGFIFDRLMGSATAKTMYGACYPSNE, encoded by the coding sequence ATTAAAGAGCTAAAGGATGAGCAAAACAGTCTACTCAGTCAGGCAAGAGACGTTGCCTTACGAGGAGCAAGCGTTATCTCGGGAACGCTTCAGTTTGCTGCGGGCGCTGGGATTTGCTACGCCTCCGTGGGCACACTTTGCCTTTTCGCCGGAGCGCCCATGATGCTCAATGGAGCTAATAATATCTATGAAAATGGGCGCAACCTTTTCGAGAACCGTACCGATACCGTAGGGCCAGTAAGAACAGGTTATCGCGCCGTTTCTGAAATGCTGGGGAAAGGTAATTGTGAAGCCGATGTGGCCTATGGAATGGTTGACTTGAGTTCGTCAGCCTACGGCATAGGCAGAATGGTATTAAAACCCGATGCTTGGCGTTTTTTTAGATACGTAAATACGGATTATGTTAGAGGATATCAACAAGCTACGCGAGGAGGCTTTATCTTCGATAGATTGATGGGCAGTGCGACTGCAAAAACCATGTATGGCGCGTGCTACCCTTCTAATGAGTAA
- a CDS encoding Hcp family type VI secretion system effector produces MANHGYMTLTGKAQGLISAGCSTQDSIGNKCQTGHVDEIIVLSYTHNMVNIGNIDKPTHSPIIITKNVDKASPLLAQALSTREEINCTIGFYRVSSFGMQEKFYSVSINGGIIADLTLEMPHAILQSDAEPQEHLAILTWTHHAAGTSGYSTWGNNE; encoded by the coding sequence ATGGCTAACCACGGTTATATGACCCTCACCGGTAAGGCTCAAGGACTGATTTCGGCGGGTTGTTCAACCCAAGACTCTATTGGTAATAAGTGTCAGACCGGGCATGTCGACGAAATCATAGTGCTGTCTTACACCCACAATATGGTCAACATCGGAAATATTGATAAGCCAACACATAGTCCAATCATTATCACCAAAAACGTTGATAAAGCCTCGCCGCTACTCGCTCAAGCACTCTCAACTAGAGAGGAAATAAACTGCACAATTGGTTTTTATCGAGTGTCTTCTTTTGGCATGCAGGAAAAATTCTATTCAGTATCGATCAATGGCGGAATTATTGCCGATCTGACACTTGAGATGCCTCATGCCATTTTGCAAAGCGACGCAGAACCTCAAGAGCACCTTGCTATTCTCACGTGGACCCACCACGCTGCTGGTACCAGCGGATATAGCACGTGGGGAAATAACGAATGA
- a CDS encoding ArsR/SmtB family transcription factor has translation MEVIEIFKALSNPTRLQILKGLKDPAKNFPPQDEGDVLTVGVCVSSIQEGIGLSQSTVSGYLATLQRVGLVEVRRIGQWTYYKRNEANISALAEILKKEL, from the coding sequence ATGGAAGTGATCGAAATATTTAAAGCCCTCTCGAATCCTACACGCCTTCAAATCTTGAAAGGCTTGAAGGATCCCGCAAAAAACTTCCCTCCTCAGGATGAAGGGGACGTTCTCACGGTGGGGGTCTGCGTCAGTAGTATTCAAGAAGGCATCGGGCTGTCGCAGTCGACGGTGTCCGGCTATCTGGCCACTCTGCAACGAGTCGGTCTGGTCGAAGTCAGGCGCATTGGTCAGTGGACTTACTACAAGCGCAATGAAGCAAACATCAGTGCACTTGCCGAGATCCTTAAGAAGGAATTGTAA
- a CDS encoding iron transporter has translation MRTPLSLSLALLLLTPLAHAKEYPIGEPQLCPGLEVGAVYLQPIEMEPAGMMRATADSDVHLEADIRATADNRQGFQEGSFVPYLNVSFNLKKHGSDPELSGDFHAMVANDGPHYGDNVKLLGPGKYQLTFTVLPPSGHGSLGRHTDKETGVAPWFERCELHYEFIYAGIGKKGGY, from the coding sequence ATGCGTACCCCCTTGTCGCTTTCGCTTGCCCTGCTCTTGCTCACACCGCTGGCTCACGCCAAGGAATACCCGATCGGTGAGCCACAGTTGTGCCCTGGGCTGGAAGTCGGGGCGGTGTATTTACAGCCGATCGAGATGGAGCCTGCCGGGATGATGCGGGCCACCGCGGATTCCGATGTACATCTGGAAGCTGACATTCGGGCCACTGCGGACAATCGGCAGGGCTTCCAGGAAGGCAGTTTCGTGCCCTACCTCAACGTCTCTTTCAACCTGAAAAAACATGGCAGCGACCCGGAACTCAGCGGTGATTTCCACGCCATGGTCGCCAATGACGGCCCGCACTACGGCGACAATGTGAAGCTGCTAGGTCCGGGCAAATATCAGCTGACCTTCACCGTCCTGCCGCCCAGCGGTCATGGATCCCTCGGGCGTCATACCGACAAGGAAACCGGTGTTGCGCCGTGGTTCGAACGCTGCGAACTGCACTACGAGTTCATCTACGCCGGCATTGGTAAAAAAGGTGGTTATTGA
- a CDS encoding cupredoxin domain-containing protein, whose product MKRRHFAWLMLAGAVAPLTAYADLQSYELSLRDGHFTPALLEVPAGKRFKIILKNIGQGPAEFESTPLRVEKVLSPGVTTFVVIHPLRPGHYPFFDEFNPQLPEGGILAK is encoded by the coding sequence ATGAAGCGTCGGCACTTTGCCTGGCTGATGCTGGCCGGAGCAGTTGCGCCGTTGACGGCCTATGCCGATTTACAGAGCTATGAACTCAGCCTGCGCGATGGCCACTTCACCCCTGCCCTGCTTGAGGTGCCGGCCGGAAAGCGCTTCAAAATCATCCTGAAAAACATCGGCCAGGGTCCGGCAGAGTTCGAGAGCACGCCGTTGCGGGTTGAAAAAGTCCTGTCTCCGGGGGTGACGACATTCGTGGTTATTCACCCCCTCAGGCCCGGTCACTACCCCTTCTTCGACGAGTTCAATCCGCAATTGCCCGAAGGCGGCATCCTCGCGAAATAG
- a CDS encoding FTR1 family iron permease, translating into MNQSMFIVWRESVEALLVIGILQAWASQQSQGSRLLKYLWAGVVLGLMLSGLLAVLILFAGDAMSGSGSEWFQAALALVASLLIVQMVGWMHRHGRRLKHDLRRHADSHLARRGGVGLLLLAMLAVSREGSETVVFLYGAGARLRGPQLGLFAMGGVLGLVLSGLTIGLLHSTHRFISLQRFFAISEAVLLLLGAALLISGIERISGQLLALDLPEMVYSSVGEALWDSSAGLSDSYGLGGFLAGFTGYRSTPSGLTLLVWVGYWLTVGGWLRRRTPDNVPCLN; encoded by the coding sequence ATGAATCAATCAATGTTCATCGTCTGGCGCGAAAGCGTCGAGGCGCTGCTGGTGATCGGTATTCTCCAGGCCTGGGCCAGCCAGCAAAGCCAAGGGAGTCGCCTGCTCAAATACCTGTGGGCAGGTGTGGTGCTGGGGTTGATGCTCTCGGGCCTGCTCGCTGTGCTGATTCTGTTTGCCGGTGACGCCATGAGCGGGTCAGGCAGCGAATGGTTCCAGGCCGCACTGGCGTTGGTTGCCAGCTTGCTGATAGTGCAAATGGTCGGTTGGATGCATCGCCACGGACGTAGGCTCAAACACGATTTACGCCGCCACGCCGACAGTCACCTGGCCCGGCGAGGCGGCGTGGGGTTGTTGTTGCTGGCCATGCTCGCCGTCAGCCGTGAAGGCAGTGAAACGGTGGTGTTTCTCTATGGCGCCGGTGCTCGGCTGCGAGGTCCGCAACTCGGCTTGTTTGCCATGGGCGGCGTATTGGGACTGGTGCTGTCTGGGCTGACCATCGGCCTACTGCATAGCACTCACCGGTTCATTTCATTGCAGCGATTCTTTGCGATCAGCGAAGCAGTTTTGCTCCTGCTCGGTGCGGCATTGTTGATCAGCGGTATCGAACGAATCAGCGGCCAATTGCTGGCCCTGGATTTGCCGGAGATGGTTTACAGCAGCGTTGGCGAAGCCCTTTGGGACAGCAGCGCAGGGTTGAGCGACAGCTATGGATTGGGTGGTTTTCTGGCCGGTTTTACCGGTTATCGATCAACCCCCAGCGGCCTGACTTTGCTGGTGTGGGTCGGTTACTGGCTGACCGTCGGCGGCTGGCTACGGCGCCGTACACCGGACAACGTCCCATGCCTGAACTGA
- a CDS encoding 4Fe-4S binding protein gives MPELNRRNRWLQRLGDGMRHHASVIRAVQWVIVTVYVLLLVVPAVLPLPDSQARLLDNLTLFAQFLFWGIWWPFVLLSIVLFGRLWCGVLCPEGSLTEWASYYGKGLGVPRWLRWGGWPTLAFCLTTLYGQLISVYDYAQAVMLILGGSTVAAVVVGLLFARGKRVWCRYLCPVSGVFALLARLAPVHFQVDEQRWSENSAPRLPPPNCAPLLDIRRMQGASDCHACGRCSGQRGAVQLIARSSNQEVLHATAQTLSPWDARLLLFGVIGLAMGAFQWTVSPWFVALKQTFAQWLVEHNQLWALEDNAPWWLLTHYPQLNDSFSWLDGFSIVFYLSLSSMMLGATLMTLLRLTARLAQDHALYRPLALTLTPLGGAGLFLGLSATTVKLLRYEGLLLEWVQPARACLLLAAMGWSLWLGWKRLDREGISQVRRCAASTWLLLAIGLVGFGWWLQFWGWS, from the coding sequence ATGCCTGAACTGAATCGACGCAATCGATGGCTCCAGCGCCTGGGTGACGGCATGCGTCACCATGCATCCGTCATCCGTGCGGTGCAGTGGGTCATCGTAACGGTCTACGTGTTGCTGTTGGTGGTACCGGCGGTGTTGCCGCTGCCGGACAGCCAGGCACGGCTGCTCGATAACCTGACCTTGTTCGCGCAGTTTTTGTTCTGGGGCATTTGGTGGCCATTCGTGCTGCTGTCAATCGTGTTGTTCGGCCGACTCTGGTGCGGCGTTCTCTGTCCAGAAGGCTCACTCACCGAATGGGCCAGTTATTACGGAAAAGGTTTGGGTGTGCCGCGCTGGCTGCGCTGGGGCGGCTGGCCAACCCTGGCGTTCTGCCTGACGACCCTCTACGGCCAATTAATCAGCGTCTATGATTACGCCCAGGCAGTGATGTTGATTCTGGGCGGCTCGACCGTTGCGGCGGTCGTCGTCGGGTTGCTGTTCGCCCGGGGCAAGCGGGTCTGGTGTCGTTACCTGTGCCCGGTCAGCGGCGTCTTCGCCCTGCTCGCCCGCCTGGCTCCCGTACATTTTCAGGTCGACGAACAACGCTGGAGTGAAAACTCCGCACCACGCCTGCCTCCACCCAACTGCGCGCCCTTGCTCGATATCCGTCGCATGCAAGGCGCCAGTGACTGTCATGCCTGCGGACGCTGCAGCGGACAACGCGGTGCTGTTCAGTTGATCGCTCGCTCCAGTAACCAAGAGGTTCTTCACGCAACAGCACAGACGCTATCACCGTGGGACGCGCGCTTATTGCTGTTCGGTGTGATCGGCCTGGCCATGGGTGCATTTCAGTGGACGGTCAGCCCATGGTTTGTCGCCCTTAAACAAACCTTCGCCCAATGGCTGGTCGAGCACAACCAGCTCTGGGCCCTGGAGGACAACGCGCCCTGGTGGCTCCTCACCCATTACCCGCAGCTCAACGACAGCTTCAGTTGGCTCGACGGTTTCAGCATCGTCTTTTATCTGAGTTTGAGCTCGATGATGTTGGGCGCGACGTTGATGACCCTTCTGCGCTTGACAGCGCGACTGGCGCAAGATCATGCACTGTATCGGCCCCTGGCGCTGACACTGACGCCCTTGGGTGGTGCGGGACTGTTTCTCGGGCTGTCGGCCACAACGGTAAAATTGCTTCGCTATGAAGGGCTGTTGCTGGAGTGGGTACAACCGGCCAGGGCCTGCTTGTTACTGGCCGCGATGGGCTGGAGTCTGTGGCTGGGATGGAAACGGCTGGATCGCGAAGGCATTTCCCAGGTTCGCCGCTGCGCTGCCAGCACTTGGCTGTTACTCGCCATCGGCTTGGTAGGGTTTGGCTGGTGGTTGCAGTTCTGGGGCTGGTCCTGA
- a CDS encoding fimbrial protein, giving the protein MPILEPDRLAFHSQRLQTKAVYDHLYKTCTDTYYERGRYMRKAITVALLLMMSTAAHSARCCVNGSQCKGLSGSDTFTANATVRATDAGNTIRIDGYELSCRFNPYSPGWPGTYADFWRTLAPVLTPSPVFAPYNTGLSIKGTDHLSPISSGIIVARIPNQQVWVNLETYMFVRKRGTPGGPINIRRGDRLGEIRLRQTNNYDGTSNTIMLALKAGNDLIIQPSTCTINGNRAIEVNFKDVSSDALGSDPITSTVRNTQRLTYTCPDPGVTTPITITFKGTPSAFDRRVLATSNNLGTGMTRAGALVAPEGRFLTSITNSTGGDDVTFTLVRNPKTPPASGAFTASGTLVMGVP; this is encoded by the coding sequence ATGCCAATACTTGAACCGGACCGCTTGGCGTTTCATAGTCAGCGCCTGCAGACAAAAGCCGTATACGACCACCTCTATAAAACATGCACTGATACCTATTACGAACGAGGCCGATATATGCGAAAGGCTATAACCGTAGCACTACTTCTAATGATGTCTACTGCCGCCCATAGCGCACGTTGCTGCGTCAATGGAAGTCAATGCAAAGGGCTAAGTGGTAGTGACACCTTCACGGCAAATGCCACAGTCAGGGCGACAGATGCCGGTAACACCATACGCATTGACGGCTATGAATTAAGTTGCCGTTTCAACCCATATTCTCCTGGCTGGCCAGGAACCTATGCTGATTTCTGGCGGACTTTAGCGCCTGTACTAACGCCTTCCCCGGTCTTTGCACCGTACAACACGGGACTAAGCATAAAAGGGACGGATCACCTATCCCCGATCTCGTCGGGAATCATTGTAGCGCGAATACCTAACCAGCAGGTATGGGTCAACCTTGAGACATATATGTTTGTGCGTAAACGAGGAACGCCGGGGGGGCCGATAAATATAAGGAGAGGAGACAGGCTGGGAGAAATACGCCTTCGTCAGACAAACAATTATGATGGAACCTCAAACACCATCATGCTCGCCCTTAAGGCCGGAAATGACCTTATAATCCAACCTTCGACGTGTACGATCAACGGGAACCGCGCCATCGAAGTAAATTTCAAGGATGTATCTTCGGATGCGCTCGGTTCCGACCCGATTACCAGTACCGTAAGGAATACTCAGCGGTTGACTTATACGTGTCCCGATCCCGGGGTTACCACCCCGATCACTATCACATTCAAGGGGACTCCGTCTGCGTTCGACCGACGGGTGCTCGCGACAAGTAATAATCTGGGCACCGGCATGACCAGAGCGGGAGCGTTAGTGGCCCCCGAGGGGCGATTTTTAACAAGTATCACTAACAGTACGGGAGGGGACGATGTGACATTCACTCTCGTTCGCAACCCCAAAACCCCTCCTGCATCAGGCGCTTTCACCGCCAGCGGCACCTTAGTAATGGGCGTACCTTGA
- a CDS encoding fimbrial protein, whose amino-acid sequence MQYEIDNTAWQRVGLLLFLTFFLTSKGYAVDNLKFKGNLVEGACSIRPGDEDISLEFRQITSKYLYLNTRTLGERFELHLEGCDTAIADSVTIMFDGTPNMQLPGLLALGAGSVASGVGIGIETLQGKPLPLGEVSDEQSISDGANVIELQAYVQGEPQAIADHTIGAGVFNATSTFTLDYP is encoded by the coding sequence ATGCAGTATGAAATTGATAATACGGCTTGGCAACGCGTGGGATTGTTATTGTTTCTCACCTTTTTTCTGACGTCCAAAGGATATGCAGTGGATAACCTGAAGTTTAAGGGAAATCTGGTGGAAGGGGCCTGTAGTATTCGGCCTGGCGATGAAGACATATCACTTGAGTTCAGACAAATCACCAGTAAGTATCTTTACTTAAATACGCGAACTTTAGGCGAGCGCTTTGAGCTGCACCTGGAAGGTTGTGACACCGCTATAGCAGATTCGGTGACCATTATGTTTGACGGCACACCCAACATGCAGTTGCCAGGCTTGCTGGCGCTGGGGGCCGGCAGCGTGGCGTCAGGCGTTGGAATTGGGATAGAGACATTGCAAGGGAAACCGCTGCCGTTGGGTGAAGTCAGTGATGAGCAGTCTATTAGTGATGGCGCTAATGTGATTGAACTGCAGGCCTATGTACAGGGCGAACCGCAGGCTATTGCGGACCACACGATAGGGGCAGGGGTATTTAATGCCACTTCTACGTTTACTCTGGACTATCCGTAA
- a CDS encoding fimbrial protein: protein MTVWPQRALLALCIISLSSGVSASNLTFSGTLNEPPSCTIDNGSSIEIDFDEVEIKKIDGVNYRTRVPYVIRCGPDTLPWELKLSVNGTATTFESSAVQSSETDLGIQLLQNSVPFRLNSPLIISLLTPPLLEAVPIKKPGASLEPGGFTASATLLAEYQ from the coding sequence ATGACAGTCTGGCCACAGCGAGCACTGCTCGCCTTGTGCATCATCAGCCTCAGCAGTGGTGTATCGGCGAGCAATCTTACTTTCAGCGGCACGCTGAATGAGCCTCCATCCTGCACCATTGATAATGGCAGCTCGATCGAAATCGATTTTGATGAGGTTGAGATAAAGAAAATCGATGGCGTGAATTACCGAACAAGAGTGCCTTACGTTATTAGATGCGGTCCTGACACGTTACCGTGGGAACTCAAGCTGAGTGTCAACGGAACGGCAACGACCTTTGAGTCTTCAGCGGTGCAGTCCAGTGAAACTGATTTGGGTATTCAGCTGTTGCAAAACAGTGTGCCTTTTCGACTGAACAGTCCGTTGATTATCAGCCTGTTGACCCCCCCATTGCTGGAAGCTGTACCCATCAAGAAGCCTGGCGCATCCCTTGAGCCTGGCGGGTTTACAGCGTCGGCAACGCTATTGGCCGAATATCAGTAA
- a CDS encoding fimbrial protein codes for MSTYGIRGLSGLLLTLGAAYTLAADDIEGQHGMLNITGSIYETPCGIKMASLHQTVDLGVISAGKLQHPGDQADPIAFQLNFQDCQRPAGSIRSERRGNLTWSAYQPVLSVAFLAPADADDPRLAKVQGVTGMGLRLTDPLGRDVQLGTRGEPLFLTLGGSSETWTVQPTRTAAPLSSGSFRAVVGFRLNYE; via the coding sequence ATGAGTACGTATGGCATCAGAGGCCTGAGTGGCCTGTTACTGACCTTGGGGGCAGCGTATACCCTGGCGGCCGATGATATTGAAGGCCAGCATGGCATGCTGAATATCACAGGGTCCATCTATGAAACACCGTGCGGCATCAAGATGGCCTCACTGCACCAGACGGTTGATTTAGGTGTGATCTCTGCGGGTAAGTTGCAGCACCCAGGCGATCAGGCCGATCCGATAGCGTTTCAGCTGAACTTCCAGGATTGCCAGCGGCCGGCCGGTAGCATCCGGAGTGAACGAAGGGGAAACCTGACCTGGAGTGCGTATCAGCCGGTGCTATCGGTTGCCTTTCTCGCGCCCGCCGATGCCGATGATCCCCGGCTGGCCAAGGTACAAGGCGTTACGGGAATGGGTCTGCGCTTGACTGACCCATTAGGGCGTGACGTACAGCTTGGCACGCGGGGTGAGCCCTTGTTCTTGACCTTGGGCGGAAGCTCCGAAACTTGGACGGTTCAGCCCACGCGCACCGCTGCCCCCTTGAGTAGCGGGTCGTTCCGGGCGGTAGTGGGTTTCAGGCTCAACTATGAGTGA
- a CDS encoding fimbria/pilus periplasmic chaperone: protein MKLNLIPLALSLLALGLSHSQSVNAAIGLDRTRVVFDGGKDAASVNITNNNTQLPYLAQGWIEDEQGKKITTPLIVLPPVQRLEPGKQSQIKVQALPAAKLLPQDRETVYYFNLREIPPRSEKANTLQIALQTRIKLFYRPASIMPSQQEIANPWQEKLTLAREGDRYTVNNPSPYYVTLVDARSSKDGKTIKGFEPLMVPPKGMLTLGPSATALGTTPYLTYVNDYGGRPVLAFTCSGSTCKVNLDAKPNK, encoded by the coding sequence ATGAAGTTGAATTTAATACCCTTAGCCCTTTCTCTGCTGGCGCTGGGTTTAAGCCACAGCCAAAGTGTTAATGCGGCGATTGGGTTGGATCGCACTCGGGTGGTTTTTGATGGCGGCAAAGATGCCGCTAGCGTCAATATCACCAACAATAACACTCAGTTACCTTACTTGGCCCAAGGTTGGATTGAGGATGAGCAAGGTAAAAAAATTACCACGCCTTTGATCGTGCTCCCACCCGTCCAGCGGTTGGAACCCGGCAAGCAAAGCCAGATAAAAGTCCAGGCGCTGCCGGCGGCCAAGTTGCTCCCTCAGGACCGTGAGACGGTCTACTACTTCAATCTGAGAGAGATTCCTCCGCGCAGCGAAAAAGCCAATACCCTGCAGATAGCCCTGCAAACTCGAATCAAGTTGTTTTACCGGCCAGCTTCCATCATGCCGAGTCAGCAAGAGATCGCCAATCCCTGGCAGGAAAAGCTCACCCTTGCTCGGGAGGGCGACCGCTATACGGTCAATAACCCGAGTCCCTACTACGTGACGCTGGTCGATGCGCGCAGCAGCAAGGACGGCAAGACCATCAAAGGCTTCGAACCGCTGATGGTACCGCCCAAAGGCATGCTGACGCTGGGGCCTAGTGCTACAGCGCTTGGCACGACGCCGTACTTGACCTACGTGAATGATTACGGCGGCCGCCCGGTCTTGGCGTTCACCTGCAGTGGAAGCACCTGCAAAGTGAATCTGGATGCCAAGCCGAATAAATGA